Proteins encoded within one genomic window of Brachybacterium sp. P6-10-X1:
- a CDS encoding carbohydrate ABC transporter permease gives MEKPSVPLTFAKAFVITAISISIVVPLLVVVSTSLASAEQIRDAGGYVLFPTDPTLEAYRTIFSSPLVFRSLGVSAFVTVVGTLLALFVTICMAYALSRPVLGGKFMLMAVILTLFFSPGLIPMFLMVKQLGLLNSIWSLILPTVFVGFNFIVMRSFFMGIPSELIEAARIDGASDFRILRTVVLPLSKAVIAVIGLFYAVGFWNAFFNAMLYISDQSLWPIQMILRSYVIQGSSLTADQLGVQQAPPPQSIKMAVVVVALAPIITVYPFLQKYFSKGVITGAIKG, from the coding sequence ATGGAGAAGCCGAGCGTCCCCCTGACGTTCGCGAAAGCCTTCGTCATCACCGCGATCAGCATCTCGATCGTCGTCCCGCTGCTCGTGGTGGTCTCCACCTCGCTCGCATCGGCCGAGCAGATCCGGGATGCCGGCGGCTACGTGCTGTTCCCGACGGATCCGACGCTCGAGGCCTACCGGACGATCTTCTCCAGTCCCCTCGTGTTCCGTTCTCTCGGCGTGAGCGCTTTCGTCACCGTGGTCGGAACGCTGCTCGCCCTGTTCGTCACCATCTGCATGGCCTACGCGCTCAGTCGCCCCGTCCTCGGCGGAAAGTTCATGCTGATGGCGGTCATCCTCACGCTGTTCTTCAGCCCTGGCCTGATCCCCATGTTCCTCATGGTCAAACAGCTCGGACTGCTGAACTCGATCTGGTCGTTGATCCTGCCGACCGTCTTCGTCGGCTTCAACTTCATCGTCATGCGGTCCTTCTTCATGGGCATCCCCTCCGAGCTCATCGAGGCAGCCCGCATCGATGGGGCGAGCGACTTCCGGATCCTGCGCACCGTGGTCCTGCCGCTGTCGAAGGCCGTGATCGCCGTGATCGGCCTGTTCTACGCGGTCGGTTTCTGGAACGCGTTCTTCAACGCGATGCTCTACATCAGCGATCAGTCGCTGTGGCCGATCCAGATGATCCTGCGCAGCTACGTCATCCAGGGCAGCTCCCTGACAGCGGACCAGCTCGGCGTCCAGCAGGCGCCCCCGCCGCAGTCGATCAAGATGGCCGTCGTCGTCGTGGCCCTCGCCCCGATCATCACGGTCTACCCCTTCCTGCAGAAGTACTTCTCCAAGGGCGTCATCACCGGCGCCATCAAGGGCTGA
- a CDS encoding NUDIX domain-containing protein, whose product MALNVSIKAVVLDDQDRVLLGRNPREEWELLGGRPDPEDASPQETLRRELREEAGITVDVGPILDSWIYDLGELGRVCVVTYCASISDTSAPQVSEEHSDLRWFTVDEALATPMPQGYKNSILSR is encoded by the coding sequence ATGGCGCTGAACGTCTCGATCAAGGCGGTCGTGCTGGATGACCAGGACCGCGTGCTACTGGGGCGCAATCCCCGCGAGGAGTGGGAGCTGTTGGGCGGCCGCCCCGATCCGGAGGACGCCTCGCCGCAGGAGACGCTTCGGCGCGAGCTGCGCGAAGAGGCGGGGATCACCGTCGACGTCGGCCCGATCCTCGACTCGTGGATCTACGACCTCGGCGAGCTCGGCCGGGTCTGCGTCGTGACCTACTGCGCGTCGATCAGCGACACATCTGCTCCCCAGGTGAGCGAGGAGCACTCCGACCTGCGCTGGTTCACGGTCGACGAGGCACTCGCGACCCCGATGCCGCAGGGGTACAAGAACAGCATCCTCTCCCGGTAG
- a CDS encoding MazG nucleotide pyrophosphohydrolase domain-containing protein produces MELNHIADRIEKLSAQYAEVYSIERSGQWALLKLTEEVGELAQAHLTASGQSRDRGRSPEEQQRVVAEELGDVLGMCLVYARQMDIDPEQAVADKWFRYERAGSVDVGAAGGAGGSPLRASGASDS; encoded by the coding sequence ATGGAGCTGAACCACATCGCCGACCGCATCGAGAAGCTCTCTGCGCAGTATGCGGAGGTCTACAGCATCGAGAGGTCCGGGCAGTGGGCGCTGCTGAAGCTCACCGAGGAGGTCGGGGAGCTCGCGCAGGCGCATCTGACCGCGTCCGGGCAGAGCCGTGACCGCGGCAGGTCCCCCGAGGAGCAGCAGCGCGTGGTGGCCGAGGAGCTGGGCGACGTGCTCGGGATGTGCCTGGTCTACGCACGGCAGATGGACATCGACCCCGAACAGGCGGTCGCCGACAAGTGGTTCCGGTACGAGCGCGCCGGGTCCGTCGACGTCGGCGCTGCGGGCGGCGCAGGCGGTTCACCCCTGCGCGCCTCCGGTGCGAGCGACAGCTGA
- a CDS encoding ABC transporter permease produces MDAPAPEPLDARRRPRASLRSRLRRDWQMLVLMIPGALALLLFFYIPILGNVIAFQDYYPYYSIWEAPFVGLEKFVELVQDDRFLLSLRNTLVYAAFQLVLFFPLPILLALIVDSMVSPRLRKAFQSIVYLPHFLSWVLVIALFQQMLGGAGFINQFLVSHGWDPIPFMTNSDTFALLIVGEIAWKDTGWGMIIFLAALASIDPSLYESAAADGAGRFRRAWHITLPGMRPVIVLLLILNLGNILTVGFEQFILQRDAVGADTAEVLDTYSYYTGVIGGDWSMGAAAGLAKGIVGTVLVLIANKIAHMLGEDGIYRGRPQ; encoded by the coding sequence GTGGACGCGCCGGCACCGGAACCCCTCGATGCCCGACGCCGACCCCGCGCCTCCTTGCGGTCTCGCCTGCGCCGGGACTGGCAGATGCTGGTCCTGATGATCCCCGGTGCGCTGGCACTGCTCCTGTTCTTCTACATCCCGATCCTCGGCAACGTCATCGCGTTCCAGGACTACTACCCCTACTACTCGATCTGGGAGGCGCCGTTCGTCGGGCTCGAGAAGTTCGTCGAGCTCGTCCAGGACGATCGTTTCCTCCTCTCCCTGCGCAACACCCTGGTCTATGCCGCCTTCCAGCTGGTGCTGTTCTTCCCGCTCCCGATCCTGTTGGCTCTGATCGTCGACTCGATGGTCAGCCCGCGCCTGCGCAAGGCCTTCCAGTCGATCGTCTATCTGCCGCATTTCCTCTCGTGGGTGCTGGTGATCGCGTTGTTCCAGCAGATGCTCGGGGGCGCCGGTTTCATCAACCAGTTCCTGGTGAGCCATGGCTGGGACCCCATCCCCTTCATGACCAATTCGGACACCTTCGCCCTGCTGATCGTCGGGGAGATCGCCTGGAAGGACACGGGCTGGGGAATGATCATCTTCCTCGCAGCGCTGGCCTCCATCGATCCATCGCTGTACGAGTCCGCCGCGGCCGACGGGGCGGGGCGCTTCCGCCGCGCCTGGCACATCACGCTGCCGGGGATGCGCCCGGTGATCGTGCTGCTGCTCATCCTCAACCTCGGGAACATCCTCACCGTCGGATTCGAGCAGTTCATCCTGCAGCGCGACGCCGTCGGGGCGGACACCGCCGAAGTGCTGGACACCTACTCCTATTACACGGGAGTGATCGGGGGTGACTGGTCGATGGGTGCTGCGGCCGGACTCGCCAAGGGAATCGTCGGCACCGTCCTCGTCCTCATCGCCAACAAGATCGCTCACATGCTCGGCGAGGACGGCATCTACCGCGGGAGGCCCCAATGA
- a CDS encoding FAD-dependent monooxygenase: protein MARTTNPPLLQTDVLVVGAGPTGLMAGLVLARRGVDALVIDGKAGPTQESRALVVQARSMEIYDQLGLAEQVLAGANPARRFQIGAEADPGGVDILAAQTDWTPYPGIQVFEQSRNEELLAATLEAEGHPVRWGHRLVDLESGASAGDEHVEVQAEGPDGPVRIRARWAIGADGASSPVRHDLDLPFEGVTDDATFCVADLWGVAGVPEESLAARFGQQRFAVTFPLGPAGHVRVIWLQGGEDPDPDEALAAVREDLGISYETIDWFSAYRVHHRVATHFRCGAVFLAGDAAHVHSPVGGQGMNTGLQDAHHLANLLADVTAGHLDAVALERYEAERRPVAMSLINATDRAFGVIARPGRGTAFLRRRARDVLATLAPRVLASALGPRLGGLLGQYRIRYHAVADGEPVPRWARDRAVGLRLPPTAANRDVLRSMSWQLHTYGIEADRPPAAPDWIEGPYAFTPDWNGRLRDDRLYLMRPDGFVAASFPVHAGASATADVREALETYGVVDDG, encoded by the coding sequence ATGGCCCGCACCACGAATCCACCGCTGCTGCAGACCGACGTGCTGGTCGTCGGCGCGGGACCGACGGGCCTGATGGCCGGTCTGGTCCTGGCCCGTCGCGGCGTGGACGCCCTGGTGATCGACGGGAAGGCCGGGCCGACGCAGGAATCACGGGCTCTCGTGGTCCAGGCCCGCAGCATGGAGATCTACGACCAGCTGGGCCTCGCCGAGCAGGTGCTCGCCGGCGCCAATCCCGCACGGCGCTTCCAGATCGGGGCCGAGGCCGACCCCGGGGGCGTCGACATCCTCGCGGCGCAGACCGACTGGACGCCGTATCCCGGAATCCAGGTCTTCGAGCAGTCCCGGAACGAGGAGCTGCTGGCGGCGACGCTCGAGGCCGAGGGGCACCCGGTCCGCTGGGGCCACCGTCTGGTGGACCTCGAGTCCGGAGCGTCCGCCGGCGACGAGCACGTCGAGGTGCAGGCCGAGGGGCCCGACGGTCCGGTGCGGATCCGCGCCCGCTGGGCGATCGGGGCCGACGGCGCGAGTTCCCCGGTGCGCCACGACCTGGACCTGCCCTTCGAGGGCGTCACCGATGATGCGACCTTCTGCGTGGCCGATCTGTGGGGCGTGGCCGGTGTCCCCGAGGAGTCGCTCGCGGCCCGCTTCGGGCAGCAGCGGTTCGCGGTCACCTTCCCGCTGGGTCCGGCGGGTCACGTGCGCGTGATCTGGCTGCAGGGCGGGGAGGACCCGGATCCGGACGAGGCGCTCGCGGCGGTGCGGGAGGACCTCGGGATCAGCTACGAGACCATCGACTGGTTCTCCGCCTACCGCGTCCACCACCGGGTGGCCACGCATTTCCGCTGCGGAGCGGTGTTCCTCGCCGGGGACGCCGCCCACGTGCACTCCCCCGTCGGCGGGCAGGGGATGAACACCGGGTTGCAGGACGCCCATCACCTCGCGAACCTGCTGGCCGACGTCACCGCCGGTCATCTCGATGCTGTCGCGCTGGAGCGGTACGAGGCCGAGCGTCGGCCGGTGGCGATGTCCCTGATCAACGCCACCGACCGAGCCTTCGGGGTGATCGCCCGGCCGGGACGCGGAACGGCGTTCCTGCGCCGGCGCGCCCGCGATGTGCTCGCCACGCTCGCCCCACGGGTGCTCGCCTCCGCGCTCGGCCCGCGTCTGGGCGGTCTGCTCGGGCAGTACCGCATCAGGTACCACGCCGTGGCCGACGGCGAGCCGGTGCCGCGGTGGGCCCGCGATCGCGCCGTCGGCCTCCGCCTGCCGCCGACCGCGGCGAACCGGGACGTGCTGCGATCGATGAGCTGGCAGCTGCACACCTACGGCATCGAGGCGGACCGGCCCCCCGCCGCCCCCGACTGGATCGAGGGGCCCTATGCCTTCACCCCGGACTGGAACGGCAGGCTCCGCGATGACCGGCTGTACCTCATGCGGCCCGACGGCTTCGTCGCCGCGTCCTTCCCCGTGCACGCCGGCGCGAGCGCCACCGCCGATGTGCGCGAGGCCCTCGAGACCTACGGGGTGGTCGACGACGGCTGA
- a CDS encoding phosphoglucomutase/phosphomannomutase family protein yields the protein MIRFGTGGWRAIIGDEFTRENVRLLAQGLADRMHDEDVVARGVVLSYDRRFLSDVAAWWAIEVLAANDVPVTVITRPVPTPMCMWTVKQQGSAYGITVTASHNPALYNGIKVFTEGGRDAELEVTDEIAAHVATLDASAVRSLAPHEVRDSPLVTQQSSINWYLDAIIEQLDLETIRHAHLSVVLDPMFGVAQTSLQTILVSARCEVSVINARHDPLFGGRMPSPAEGSLAPLRQAVLDQGADLGIATDGDADRLGIIDDRGNYLSPNQVLVLLYEYLLNGKGWSGPVVRNLSTTHLLDRVAAAHGETCYEVPVGFKWISSKMAETDAVIGGESSGGLTVRGHIPGKDGIHAGSLLVEMVARSEKKLSEIYADLVERYGELVMEESSYGYTPARREELQRRIFEEHDLPAFDREIDRTSWEDGCKVYFADDSWLTIRFSGTEPVIRVFSEAGTAEEAKELSRTVADHYALKA from the coding sequence ATGATCAGATTCGGCACCGGCGGCTGGCGAGCCATCATCGGAGACGAGTTCACCCGCGAGAACGTGCGTCTGCTCGCGCAGGGTCTCGCCGACAGGATGCACGACGAGGACGTGGTCGCACGCGGAGTCGTCCTCAGCTATGACCGTCGCTTCCTCTCCGATGTCGCCGCCTGGTGGGCGATCGAGGTGCTCGCGGCGAATGATGTGCCGGTCACCGTCATCACCCGCCCCGTTCCCACCCCGATGTGCATGTGGACCGTGAAGCAGCAGGGCAGCGCCTACGGGATCACGGTCACCGCCTCCCACAACCCGGCGCTGTACAACGGCATCAAGGTGTTCACCGAAGGCGGCCGTGATGCCGAACTGGAGGTCACCGACGAGATCGCCGCGCACGTCGCCACGCTGGACGCCTCTGCGGTGCGCTCCCTCGCCCCGCACGAGGTGCGAGACAGCCCCCTGGTCACCCAGCAGAGCTCCATCAACTGGTACCTCGACGCGATCATCGAGCAGCTGGACCTGGAGACCATCCGCCACGCCCACCTGTCCGTGGTGCTGGACCCCATGTTCGGCGTGGCCCAGACCAGCCTGCAGACGATCCTCGTCAGCGCCCGCTGCGAGGTCTCCGTCATCAACGCCCGCCACGACCCGCTGTTCGGCGGTCGCATGCCGTCCCCCGCGGAGGGCAGCCTCGCGCCGCTGCGCCAGGCGGTCCTGGACCAGGGCGCGGACCTCGGCATCGCGACCGACGGCGACGCCGACCGGCTCGGCATCATCGACGACCGCGGGAACTACCTCAGCCCCAACCAGGTGCTCGTGCTGCTGTACGAGTACCTGCTCAACGGCAAGGGGTGGAGTGGGCCGGTGGTGCGCAACCTCTCGACCACCCACCTGCTGGACCGGGTCGCCGCCGCGCACGGCGAGACCTGCTACGAGGTCCCCGTGGGCTTCAAATGGATCAGCTCGAAGATGGCGGAGACCGACGCCGTGATCGGCGGGGAGTCCTCCGGCGGCCTCACCGTGCGCGGGCACATCCCCGGCAAGGACGGCATCCACGCCGGGAGCCTGCTGGTGGAGATGGTCGCCCGCTCCGAGAAGAAGCTCTCGGAGATCTACGCCGACCTCGTCGAGCGCTACGGTGAGCTGGTGATGGAGGAGTCCTCCTACGGATACACGCCCGCGCGCCGCGAGGAACTGCAGCGACGGATCTTCGAGGAGCACGACCTGCCCGCCTTCGACCGGGAGATCGATCGGACCTCCTGGGAGGACGGCTGCAAGGTGTACTTCGCCGACGACTCCTGGCTGACCATCCGCTTCTCCGGCACGGAACCGGTCATCCGGGTGTTCTCCGAGGCGGGCACCGCCGAGGAGGCCAAGGAGCTGTCCCGTACCGTCGCCGACCACTACGCGCTGAAGGCCTGA
- a CDS encoding Gfo/Idh/MocA family protein, whose protein sequence is MTDLRIGVTGFGARGGLARHAHRPGEGSRVTVVADPTERGRDSAREEFGGEVATVDSVEQLLAEHEVDAVMILAPDFAHAEVALQTLDAGIPTFCEKPMAIRVEDTDAMLALAHRKRTRLYVGHNMRHMPVVRQMKEIVDSGRIGRVRAIWCRHFVGTGGDFYFKDWHAERSKATSLLLQKGAHDIDVIHWLAGGYTRRVSGIGDLAVYGDITDRRDNSDRRMWDWFDADIWPPTAQKELNPVIDVEDISMLNMTLDNGVLASYEQCHFTPDYFRNYTVIGDAGRIENMGDGGGDQIHIWESRRSGPGAPDAVEVISRGDGGHGGADPNLVAEFLRFARDGGTTDVSVIAAREAVATGVYGAESIRHGGVPYDIPAVPDEIVRYFDGGQQASQTVGA, encoded by the coding sequence ATGACTGACCTCCGTATCGGCGTGACCGGCTTCGGAGCCCGTGGCGGCCTCGCCCGCCATGCCCACCGCCCCGGGGAGGGGTCGCGCGTCACGGTGGTGGCCGATCCGACCGAGCGGGGGCGGGACTCGGCCCGGGAAGAGTTCGGGGGCGAGGTGGCGACCGTCGACTCGGTCGAGCAGCTCCTCGCCGAGCACGAGGTCGATGCGGTGATGATCCTGGCGCCCGACTTCGCCCACGCCGAGGTGGCGCTGCAGACGCTCGATGCCGGCATCCCCACCTTCTGCGAGAAACCGATGGCGATCCGGGTCGAGGACACCGACGCGATGCTGGCGCTGGCGCACCGGAAGCGCACCCGCCTCTACGTCGGCCACAACATGCGGCACATGCCGGTGGTGCGGCAGATGAAGGAGATCGTCGACTCCGGCCGCATCGGCCGGGTGCGCGCCATCTGGTGCCGGCACTTCGTGGGCACCGGCGGCGACTTCTACTTCAAGGACTGGCACGCCGAGCGGTCCAAGGCCACCAGCCTGCTGCTGCAGAAGGGCGCCCACGACATCGACGTCATCCACTGGCTGGCCGGCGGGTACACCCGGCGCGTCTCCGGGATCGGTGACCTGGCCGTCTACGGGGACATCACCGATCGGCGCGACAACTCCGACCGGCGCATGTGGGACTGGTTCGACGCCGACATCTGGCCGCCGACGGCGCAGAAGGAGCTGAACCCCGTCATCGACGTCGAGGACATCTCGATGCTGAACATGACCTTGGACAACGGCGTGCTGGCCTCCTACGAGCAGTGCCACTTCACGCCGGACTACTTCCGCAACTACACGGTCATCGGTGACGCCGGACGGATCGAGAACATGGGCGACGGCGGGGGCGACCAGATCCACATCTGGGAGTCCCGCCGCTCCGGCCCGGGCGCCCCGGACGCGGTCGAGGTGATCTCGCGGGGCGATGGCGGCCACGGCGGCGCCGACCCGAACCTGGTGGCGGAGTTCCTGCGCTTCGCCCGCGACGGCGGCACCACCGATGTCTCCGTCATCGCAGCCCGCGAGGCGGTCGCCACCGGCGTCTACGGCGCGGAGTCCATCCGTCACGGCGGCGTGCCGTACGACATCCCGGCGGTCCCCGACGAGATCGTCCGGTACTTCGACGGCGGGCAGCAGGCGTCGCAGACCGTCGGGGCCTGA